A region of Periophthalmus magnuspinnatus isolate fPerMag1 chromosome 13, fPerMag1.2.pri, whole genome shotgun sequence DNA encodes the following proteins:
- the LOC117379906 gene encoding interferon-induced protein 44-like, protein MKTPWRTFSERENQNDLLSLIKNFRPSKDEVKRLHILLYGPVGGGKSTFINSVNTVLRGTSAIPASACASDNECKSFTLEYKNHSIRRERSKEFFPFVFTDIMGMEPDKNGIHVEDLILMLKGHVRDGYKFNPCSPLTDTSSQFYNPNPAPEDKVHLLVCVLPAHRPDIHEEHIPDIKRMRNATRDLQIPHVVLLTHIDVLCKKVEENVMNVFKVKAVLDKIKDYGGKLGFDENNFFPVRNYCRGYLQQNENLDKLILITLQHMLNYADDFTHTL, encoded by the exons ATGAAGACACCATGGAGGACTTTCAGCGAGAG AGAGAATCAGAATGATCTTCTGAGCCTGATCAAGAACTTCAGACCTtcaaaagatgaagttaaaCGTTTGCATATTTTGTTGTATGGACCTGTGGGTGGAGGCAAGTCCACTTTTATCAACTCAGTGAACACTGTGCTCCGCGGAACTTCGGCCATTCCTGCTTCAGCCTGTGCATCAGACAATGAGTGCAAGAGTTTTACTCTGGAG tACAAAAATCACAGCATCCGGAGGGAACGGTCAAAGGAGTTCTTTCCGTTCGTGTTCACGGACATAATGGGAATGGAGCCAGACAAGAATGGAATTCATGTTGAAGACCTGATTCTGATGCTGAAAGGACATGTGAGAGACGGCTACAag TTCAACCCTTGCTCTCCGCTGACAGACACAAGTTCACAGTTTTACAACCCAAACCCTGCTCCAGAGGACAAGGTGCACCTTCTGGTGTGTGTGCTCCCTGCACACAGGCCAGACATCCACGAAGAACACATTCCCGACATAAAAAGAATGAGAAATGCTACTCGAGATCTGC AAATTCCTCATGTGGTCCTTCTGACACACATTGATGTCCTCTGTAAAAAAGTCGAGGAGAATGTGATGAACGTCTTCAAGGTGAAAGCAGTATTGGATAAG ATAAAAGACTACGGTGGCAAATTGGGGTTTGATGAGAACAACTTTTTCCCAGTAAGAAACTACTGCAGAGGGTACCTTCAACAAAATGAGAACTTGGACAAACTGATCCTGATTACTCTCCAACACATGCTGAACTACGCTGACGATTTCACTCACACTCTTTAA
- the LOC117379907 gene encoding phospholipid scramblase 1-like: MAFPADSAPYYIGMQNTVHPFPNSSFPPPGPPPPYNSVPPAAPAPIPNPGPSIPGCPPGLEYLTQIDQILVQQKVDYAEMIIGWEMSEVEIQSPPGFPIGYVEQNWHPFLPKFTVLDATRSAQLKIKGPFCDCKCCSDVVFEVLSRDEEAVVGQISKQWGGFLQEGFSDADNFGISFPMDLDVKVKAVLLGAVFLIDFMYFETNKNDNNN; this comes from the exons ATGGCGTTCCCAgctgacagcgccccctactaCATCGGGATGCAAAACACGGTCCATCCTTTTCCCAACTCATCTTTCCCTCCGCCCGGTCCTCCTCCTCCGTACAACTCCGTACCCCCCGCTGCTCCGGCCCCTATCCCAAATCCGGGACCCTCCATCCCCGGTTGCCCACCTGGACTCGAGTACCTCACCCAAATCGACCAAATACTCGTACAGCAAAAAGTCGACTACGCGGAAATGATCATCGGATGGGAGATGAGC GAAGTAGAAATCCAAAGTCCCCCAGGATTCCCCATAGGCTACGTTGAACAAAACTGGCACCCGTTTTTACCCAAGTTTACCGTTTTGGACGCCACTCGGAGCGCGCAGTTGAAGATAAAGGGTCCGTTTTGTGATTGTAAGTGCTGTTCGGATGTCGTGTTTGAGGTTTTGTCCCGGGATGAGGAGGCGGTGGTGGGGCAGATTTCCAAACAGTGGGGAGGATTCCTGCAGGAGGGGTTCTCGGACGCGGATAATTTTGGGATTTCATTTCCGATGGATTTGGACGTTAAGGTTAAGGCAGTGCTGCTCGGTGCGGTGTTCCTCAtagattttatgtattttgagactaataaaaatgacaacaatAATTAG